From one Oncorhynchus keta strain PuntledgeMale-10-30-2019 chromosome 30, Oket_V2, whole genome shotgun sequence genomic stretch:
- the LOC118363275 gene encoding uncharacterized protein LOC118363275 yields the protein MMDNTTPPALEEMKDVEKEKETVEGELGNGEHDNHNEDGFIGLLKDVDQHLPTADRTPSVFSGVKPQTKLLSSPDSPSNSLELQEHDGGPRQMGDTEPEPGSELHLTQGRLFDIQRYDSGVRERGEEHVEEEWSESERVKDSRMNRRSANERWRMSKRERSGESMPAAKTEGWEKMEKRERWSRSGRMRKMEEEEGMQDGGVLNERSEERKSTEQTRDKETKLERIGDRMTDREDTGDRETDREDIGDRETDREDIGDRETDREDTGDRETDREDTGDRMTDREDTGDKETDRGDIGDREMEGERSGDRNTEGESVRDREKDGEKEGASSLSSEGSCSETHWSPSPHPILSRMLMHSSVSSSASSFNCSSAESDEVFSEGEDTASKRSTMRRCRSWRTFLTMMQWSVRRQSSWVQLAGHQGNFQLSEGGEVLKRFSEVEAVCLQALMADPLRPFVPQYHGSVNRGGNSYIRLEDLLSGLKNPVIMDCKMGVRTYQEEELTKSHTNPTPRTDMYQKMVKVDPTALTVEEHEQRGVTKWRYLQWRDNTSSTSTLGFRIEGIMMENGSVQRDFKMLTPAQVTEALLSFTKSHLHILKAYHSRLQALDEALKESPFFKAHEVIGSSLLFVHDWTSKASIWMIDFGKTTPSPSTVQLRHDVPWAEGNREDGYLIGLAALTSLVGQAISQAACRQEEKYGEEMGSVTHTLQEQEHTQTKSQGGQGEAAQNEDTSD from the exons ATGATGGACAACACAACACCCCCAGCTCTGGAGGAAATGAAGGATGTAGAGAAAGAAAAGGAGACGGTAGAAGGAGAGTTGGGGAACGGAGAACATGATAATCACAATGAGGATGGATTTATTGGACTCTTGAAGGATGTTGACCAACATCTGCCCACTGCTGACAGGACACCCAGTGTGTTTAGTGGGGTGAAACCCCAAACCAAACTTCTCTCTAGCCCGGACTCACCATCTAACAGTCTGGAACTACAAGAACACGATGGAGGACCCAGGCAAATGGGTGACACAGAACCAGAACCAGGCTCTGAACTGCATTTGACTCAAGGCCGTTTGTTTGATATTCAAAGATATGACAGTGGAGTgcgggagaggggagaagaacatgtagaggaggagtggtcagagagtgagagagtaaagGATTCAAGGATGAACAGAAGGAGCGCAAATGAGAGATGGAGAATGAGTAAAAGGGAGAGGTCGGGAGAGAGCATGCCAGCAGCAAAGACAGAGGGATGGGAAaagatggagaaaagagagagatggagcaggtcAGGGAGGATGAGAaagatggaagaggaagaggggatgcAAGATGGAGGTGTGCTGaatgagaggagtgaggagaggaagagtacaGAGCAGACACGTGATAAAGAGACCAAGCTtgagaggataggggacagaatgacagacagagaggacacaggggatagagagacagacagagaggacataggggatagagagacagacagagaggacataggggatagagagacagacagagaggacacaggggatagagagacagacagagaggacacaggggacagaatgacagacagagaggacacaggggataaagagacagacagaggggacataggggatagagagatggaaggagaacgATCAGGGGATAGAAATACGGAAGGGGAAAGTgtcagggatagagagaaggatggagagaaggaaggtgCCAGCAGCCTTAGCTCTGAGGGGAGCTGTAGTGAAACCCACTGGTCTCCTTCACCCCATCCCATCCTCTCCAGGATGCTCATGCATTCCTCCGTCTCTTCCTCCGCTTCCTCATTCAACTGCTCCTCAGCAGAGAGCGATGAGGTCTTCAGCGAAGGAGAGGACACTGCCAGCAAGAGGAGTACCATGAGGAGG TGTCGCTCCTGGAGGACCTTCCTGACCATGATGCAGTGGTCAGTGCGTCGGCAGAGTTCATGGGTCCAGCTAGCAGGACATCAAG GTAACTTCCAGCTGAGTGAGGGGGGCGAGGTGCTGAAGCGTTTCAGTGAGGTTGAGGCTGTGTGTCTGCAGGCCCTCATGGCTGACCCCCTGCGTCCGTTTGTACCGCAGTACCATGGCTCGGTCAACAGGGGGGGTAACAGTTACATCCGCCTGGAGGACTTACTGAGTGGCCTGAAGAACCCTGTCATCATGGACTGCAAGATGGGCGTGAg GACATATCAGGAGGAGGAATTAACCAAATCACACACCAATCCCACCCCGAGGACTGATATGTACCAGAAGATGGTAAAAGTTGATCCAACGGCTCTCACTGTGGAGGAACATGAGCAGCGAGGCGTGACGAAGTGGCGCTACCTGCAGTGGAGGGATAACACCAGCTCCACCTCCACACTAGGCTTCAGGATTGAGGGCATCATG ATGGAGAACGGCAGCGTACAGCGGGACTTTAAGATGCTCACCCCAGCCCAGGTCACCGAggccctcctctccttcaccaagAGTCATCTACACATCCTG AAGGCCTACCATTCCAGACTTCAGGCTCTGGATGAAGCCCTGAAGGAATCCCCATTTTTCAAAGCCCATGAG GTGATTGGCAGCTCGCTCCTCTTCGTCCACGACTGGACCAGTAAGGCCAGCATCTGGATGATAGACTTTGGGAAGACCACCCCGTCGCCCAGCACTGTGCAGCTGAGGCATGACGTCCCGTGGGCCGAGGGGAATCGGGAGGATGGGTACCTGATCGGGCTGGCCGCCCTCACCTCCCTCGTGGGTCAGGCCATCAGCCAGGCAGCCTGCAGACAGGAGGAGAAGTATGGAGAGGAGATGGGCAGtgtcacacacaccctgcaggaaCAGGAACATACACAGACTAAAAGTCAGGGTGGTCAGGGCGAGGCAGCACAGAATGAAGATACTTCTGATTGA